The Manihot esculenta cultivar AM560-2 chromosome 1, M.esculenta_v8, whole genome shotgun sequence genome has a window encoding:
- the LOC110628940 gene encoding adenine phosphoribosyltransferase 3 isoform X1, with protein MSAFRDQDPRIHGIQTKIRVVPNFPREGIMFQDITTLLLDPKAFKDTIDLFVERYKGENISVVAGIEARGFIFGPPIALAIGAKFVPLRKPKKLPGEVIREEYVLEYGSDCLEMHVGAVNSGERALVVDDLIATGGTLRAAMNLLERAGAEVIECACVIEIPELKGRERLNGKPLFVLVESH; from the exons ATGTCGGCCTTCAGAGACCAAGATCCTCGTATCCATGGCATCCAAACTAAGATTCGCGTTGTCCCCAATTTCCCCAGAGAAG GTATCATGTTTCAGGATATCACGACTCTGTTACTGGATCCCAAAGCGTTCAAGGACACGATCGATTTGTTCGTTGAGCGATACAAAGGGGAAAACATTTCAGTTGTTGCAG GAATAGAGGCACGAGGTTTTATATTTGGACCTCCCATTGCATTGGCAATTGGAGCAAAGTTTGTTCCATTGAGAAAACCAAAGAAATTGCCTG GTGAAGTTATCAGAGAAGAGTATGTTCTGGAATATGGAAGTGACTGCCTTGAGATGCATGTTGGAGCAGTCAATTCAGGGGAACGTGCTTTGGTGGTTGATGACTTGATTGCCACTGGTGGCACCCTGCGAGCAGCTATGAATTTACTTG AACGTGCTGGAGCAGAAGTTATTGAATGTGCTTGTGTGATTGAAATACCAGAATTAAAG GGTCGTGAGAGATTGAACGGCAAGCCCTTGTTTGTGCTTGTGGAATCCCACTGA
- the LOC110628940 gene encoding adenine phosphoribosyltransferase 4 isoform X2, producing the protein MASKLRFALSPISPEKDITTLLLDPKAFKDTIDLFVERYKGENISVVAGIEARGFIFGPPIALAIGAKFVPLRKPKKLPGEVIREEYVLEYGSDCLEMHVGAVNSGERALVVDDLIATGGTLRAAMNLLERAGAEVIECACVIEIPELKGRERLNGKPLFVLVESH; encoded by the exons ATGGCATCCAAACTAAGATTCGCGTTGTCCCCAATTTCCCCAGAGAAG GATATCACGACTCTGTTACTGGATCCCAAAGCGTTCAAGGACACGATCGATTTGTTCGTTGAGCGATACAAAGGGGAAAACATTTCAGTTGTTGCAG GAATAGAGGCACGAGGTTTTATATTTGGACCTCCCATTGCATTGGCAATTGGAGCAAAGTTTGTTCCATTGAGAAAACCAAAGAAATTGCCTG GTGAAGTTATCAGAGAAGAGTATGTTCTGGAATATGGAAGTGACTGCCTTGAGATGCATGTTGGAGCAGTCAATTCAGGGGAACGTGCTTTGGTGGTTGATGACTTGATTGCCACTGGTGGCACCCTGCGAGCAGCTATGAATTTACTTG AACGTGCTGGAGCAGAAGTTATTGAATGTGCTTGTGTGATTGAAATACCAGAATTAAAG GGTCGTGAGAGATTGAACGGCAAGCCCTTGTTTGTGCTTGTGGAATCCCACTGA
- the LOC110628929 gene encoding probable lipid phosphate phosphatase beta: MATQLPPLRHILAFDTMFSHLLHSLFHSYLPASLLLVLELLADFRFSFPITLALCLSPLSPSLLPFFSPLLFGLLLDIAFVGLIKIIFRRPRPPYNPNMSAVVSADNFSFPSGHASRVFLVATLVSLSADAIEAALTDLRANDGFAHRWIAGDDTKVVGIVVLVVRVWAAVTALSRVLLGRHFFIDVLAGACLGVFEALLAFQFLQIEEYLSLSLYQKVGQGHS; encoded by the exons ATGGCTACGCAGCTTCCACCTCTCCGCCACATCTTGGCCTTCGACACCATGTTCTCTCACCTTCTTCATTCCCTTTTCCACTCATACCTCCCTGCTTCGCTTCTCCTCGTCCTTGAACTGTTGGCTGACTTCCGCTTTTCCTTTCCCATTACGCTCGCCCTATGCCTTTCCCCTCTCTCCCCCTCCCTCCTCCCTTTCTTTTCTCCTCTCCTCTTCGGCCTCCTCCTCGACATCGCCTTCGTTGGCCTAATCAAGATCATTTTCCGCCGTCCTCGCCCTCCCTACAATCCTAACATGTCCGCTGTCGTTTCCGCTGACAACTTCTCCTTCCCCAGTGGCCACGCCTCCCGCGTTTTTCTCGTCGCTACCCTAGTTTCGCTTTCTGCGGACGCCATTGAAGCGGCTCTGACGGATTTGAGGGCGAATGACGGATTTGCCCACCGGTGGATTGCAGGGGACGACACCAAAGTGGTGGGGATTGTGGTATTGGTTGTTCGAGTATGGGCAGCAGTAACGGCGTTGTCTAGGGTTTTGCTCGGTAGGCATTTTTTTATCGACGTTTTAGCGGGGGCGTGTTTGGGCGTCTTTGAAGCTCTCCTTGCTTTTCAATTCCTGCAAATTGAGGAATATTTGAG CCTATCGCTTTATCAGAAAGTTGGCCAAGGTCACAGTTAA